The Barnesiella intestinihominis YIT 11860 genome includes a window with the following:
- a CDS encoding hydrogenase small subunit encodes MEKEQTFYQELKAKGYTRRQFLKFCGIMGAMLGLHQTGIAQVVNALQTKPRKPVLWFHFQECTCCSESFLRSSHPLVGQILLEMISLDYSDTLMAASGFQAEEVRTRSMKENWGKYIMIVEGSIPLGNPGYCTIAGHSAKQVFDEAAHGASAIIAWGNCASSGCIQGAYPNPTDTKPVHKIISGKPVINVQGCPPIADVMAGVITYILTFDRLPELDNMGRPVSFYGRRIHDTCYRRPAYDAGLFVEAFDDENAKKGYCLYKMGCKGPNTFNSCAVIKWNEGVSYPIQSGHGCIGCAEPGFWDAEPMYHHLPDIKGFGIEATADQIGLGLTAVAAAGVTAHAIVTNIQKRKLIKNQMDNDDIDKEEFAVEEHQIEREEKRLDQKAHKLEKDKDNR; translated from the coding sequence ATGGAAAAAGAACAAACTTTCTATCAGGAGCTGAAAGCCAAAGGATACACCCGTCGGCAATTCCTTAAATTCTGCGGTATCATGGGAGCTATGTTGGGCCTTCACCAAACCGGTATAGCCCAAGTTGTCAACGCACTTCAAACCAAACCCCGCAAGCCGGTTCTTTGGTTTCACTTTCAAGAGTGTACTTGTTGCAGCGAATCATTCCTACGGTCGTCTCACCCGCTTGTCGGACAAATTTTGCTTGAAATGATTTCTCTCGACTATTCCGACACGCTCATGGCAGCCAGCGGTTTCCAAGCAGAAGAAGTCCGAACCCGTTCTATGAAAGAGAATTGGGGCAAATACATCATGATTGTGGAGGGTTCGATTCCACTGGGAAATCCGGGATACTGCACTATTGCCGGACATTCCGCTAAACAGGTATTCGACGAGGCTGCCCACGGAGCGAGTGCTATTATCGCATGGGGAAATTGCGCGTCCTCCGGTTGCATACAAGGAGCTTACCCAAACCCGACAGATACGAAACCCGTACATAAAATTATCTCTGGTAAACCGGTCATTAACGTTCAGGGCTGCCCTCCTATCGCCGACGTCATGGCCGGAGTTATCACTTACATATTGACTTTCGACCGGTTACCCGAATTGGATAATATGGGCAGACCCGTCTCTTTCTACGGACGGCGTATCCACGATACTTGTTATCGCCGTCCCGCCTACGATGCCGGACTGTTTGTCGAAGCCTTCGACGATGAAAATGCGAAAAAAGGATACTGCCTATATAAAATGGGTTGCAAAGGACCGAATACATTCAATTCGTGCGCAGTCATCAAATGGAACGAAGGGGTCAGTTACCCCATACAATCGGGGCACGGGTGCATTGGATGCGCCGAACCCGGATTCTGGGACGCCGAACCCATGTACCATCACCTCCCCGACATCAAAGGATTCGGCATCGAAGCGACGGCCGACCAAATAGGATTGGGACTGACAGCCGTAGCCGCTGCGGGAGTAACCGCACATGCCATCGTGACAAACATACAAAAAAGAAAACTCATTAAAAATCAGATGGACAACGACGATATCGATAAAGAAGAATTCGCCGTAGAAGAACATCAAATCGAACGGGAAGAAAAAAGACTCGACCAAAAAGCTCATAAACTGGAAAAAGATAAAGATAACCGATAA
- a CDS encoding DUF2156 domain-containing protein, with protein MDTNRLGTMPEPKLSKESEHNLVFKPITLDSLSEIEPFLHRQCYRTCDFSIGGIYMWVDYFGYEYCISQDTLFIKGGEEDNLQNTAFAVPVGKLNLQESLPLLKEYCCRHNVPFILSAVPEPAALEIQQLYGCPITELPDWGDYLYNAVDLATLVGHRFNKKRNRVNKFKSTYPDYRYEMITSQNLPEITAFFETYKQEYQKDSLLFTYEESKVVQVLHEYEKLKFEGGALRVSGQIVAFSIGEVIGDTLIVHIEKARKEVAGVYEAINQFYSAQMAEKHPEVKYINREDDAGDAGLREAKLSYNPETILKKYNIALNEYTL; from the coding sequence ATGGATACAAACCGACTTGGCACTATGCCCGAGCCAAAGCTCTCGAAAGAAAGCGAACATAATCTTGTTTTCAAACCCATTACACTGGACTCTCTTTCCGAAATCGAACCCTTCCTGCACCGACAATGTTACCGCACCTGCGACTTCTCGATCGGCGGCATCTACATGTGGGTAGATTATTTCGGCTACGAATATTGTATTTCCCAAGATACGCTGTTTATCAAAGGAGGAGAGGAAGATAATTTGCAAAACACGGCTTTTGCCGTACCCGTCGGCAAATTGAATCTGCAAGAATCCTTACCGTTACTGAAAGAGTATTGCTGCCGACACAACGTCCCGTTCATTTTGTCGGCCGTACCCGAACCGGCCGCACTGGAAATTCAACAACTTTACGGCTGCCCGATAACCGAATTGCCCGACTGGGGAGACTACCTATACAATGCCGTAGACCTTGCGACATTAGTCGGACACCGTTTTAACAAAAAGCGCAACCGAGTAAACAAATTCAAAAGCACCTACCCCGATTATCGCTACGAGATGATCACATCGCAGAACCTCCCGGAAATAACAGCTTTTTTCGAGACCTACAAACAAGAATATCAAAAAGATAGTTTGCTGTTCACGTACGAAGAAAGCAAAGTGGTTCAAGTATTGCACGAATATGAAAAACTGAAATTTGAAGGAGGCGCTCTGCGGGTATCGGGACAAATCGTAGCATTTTCTATCGGCGAAGTTATAGGCGACACGCTTATCGTCCATATCGAGAAAGCCCGTAAGGAAGTGGCCGGGGTATACGAAGCCATCAATCAATTCTATTCGGCGCAAATGGCCGAAAAACACCCCGAAGTGAAATACATCAACCGAGAGGACGATGCAGGGGATGCCGGCCTACGTGAAGCCAAACTGTCGTATAACCCCGAAACCATCTTAAAAAAATACAATATCGCACTTAACGAATACACTCTGTAA
- the asnA gene encoding aspartate--ammonia ligase — protein sequence MSLIIPPKYKLKLLPETTEMAIKMLKDAFQERLSKTLNLRRVTAPLFVLSGTGLNDDLNGSERAVSFPIADMGGRQAEVVHSLAKWKRVKLGAYDIAPGFGLYTDMNAIRTHEELDNLHSLYVDQWDWEKTITREDRNVEYLKKTVKSIYKVIKECESLIYAEFPHITPTLPDEITFIHTEELLQEYPRLSPKEREAAVVRRYGAVFLIGIGQQLSDGTRHDGRAPDYDDWTTPNSDGYLGLNGDIIFWDTVLGTPVELSSMGIRVDKEALLRQLDICGCPERAQLSFHRALLNDELPLSIGGGIGQSRFSMFLLQKAHIGEVQASIWPEEQIAECARHNIHLL from the coding sequence ATGTCACTGATAATTCCTCCGAAATATAAATTGAAGTTGTTGCCCGAAACTACCGAAATGGCAATAAAAATGTTGAAAGATGCTTTTCAAGAACGATTGTCCAAGACGCTTAACTTGCGTCGGGTAACAGCTCCTTTGTTCGTTCTTTCCGGTACGGGGCTGAACGACGACTTGAATGGAAGCGAGCGGGCGGTATCTTTTCCCATTGCCGATATGGGCGGGCGACAGGCCGAGGTCGTTCACTCGCTCGCCAAGTGGAAGCGGGTGAAATTGGGTGCATATGACATTGCACCGGGATTCGGGCTTTATACCGATATGAATGCGATTCGCACACACGAAGAGCTTGACAATCTTCATTCGTTGTATGTCGATCAATGGGATTGGGAGAAGACGATTACACGGGAGGATCGTAATGTCGAATACCTTAAAAAGACCGTGAAAAGTATTTATAAGGTTATCAAAGAGTGCGAGAGTCTCATCTATGCCGAGTTTCCTCACATTACACCGACTTTGCCCGACGAGATTACATTTATACATACCGAGGAGTTGTTGCAAGAGTATCCTCGTTTGTCTCCGAAAGAACGGGAAGCCGCCGTTGTCCGTCGGTATGGGGCCGTATTCCTTATCGGTATAGGACAGCAGCTTAGCGACGGAACTCGTCATGACGGGCGCGCTCCCGACTATGACGATTGGACGACTCCCAACAGCGATGGTTATTTGGGCCTGAACGGCGATATTATCTTTTGGGATACCGTGTTGGGAACTCCGGTCGAGCTTTCGTCGATGGGGATACGGGTGGATAAAGAGGCTCTGTTGCGTCAGCTCGATATTTGCGGTTGTCCCGAGCGGGCTCAGCTTTCTTTCCATCGGGCTCTGTTGAATGACGAGTTACCCCTCTCGATAGGCGGGGGGATAGGGCAATCGCGTTTCTCGATGTTTCTTTTGCAAAAGGCACACATTGGCGAGGTACAGGCCAGTATTTGGCCCGAGGAGCAAATTGCCGAGTGTGCGCGGCATAATATTCATTTGCTTTAA
- a CDS encoding MBL fold metallo-hydrolase yields the protein MRRMTLYILLGIIISITIAGIAFLHQPSFGRLPKGERLEHIKRSPNYREGEFRNIDTTILMTSHKSRLSGIWSFLFRKVEGLRPDEPIPAIKTDLRKIPLEENALVWFGHSSYLLQVDEKRILVDPVFCMASPVSFVNKPFRGTEIYSPDDMPDIDYLVISHDHWDHLDYHTVKQLKGRIGKVVCPLGVGEHFEHWGFDKSRIIELDWKESATLSQQFIIHCLPSRHFSGRGLTPNQTLWASFLLETPDRKIFIGGDGGYGSHLKQIGEQFPDIDLAILENGQYNEDWKYIHTMPSLLEQTIKDLRVHRVLTVHHSKYALARHRWDEPLKNARNLSRNDSLTILMPVIGEVVNLF from the coding sequence ATGAGACGTATGACACTATATATTCTATTAGGTATAATCATATCGATAACCATCGCAGGCATTGCCTTCCTGCACCAGCCGAGTTTCGGACGGTTACCGAAAGGAGAACGACTGGAACATATCAAACGTTCACCTAACTATCGGGAAGGAGAATTTAGAAATATCGACACGACCATATTAATGACATCGCACAAAAGCCGACTATCCGGGATATGGAGTTTTCTGTTTCGCAAAGTAGAAGGACTACGCCCCGACGAACCCATTCCCGCCATAAAAACCGATCTCCGTAAAATCCCGCTCGAAGAAAATGCTTTGGTATGGTTCGGACACTCGTCTTATCTATTGCAAGTCGATGAAAAACGTATATTGGTAGACCCGGTGTTCTGTATGGCTTCGCCCGTATCGTTCGTCAACAAACCTTTCCGAGGGACAGAAATCTATTCTCCCGACGACATGCCAGACATCGACTACCTCGTTATTTCCCACGACCATTGGGACCACTTGGACTATCATACGGTCAAACAATTGAAAGGCCGCATTGGGAAAGTAGTCTGTCCATTGGGTGTGGGCGAACACTTCGAACATTGGGGTTTCGATAAATCCCGAATCATAGAACTCGATTGGAAAGAGAGCGCAACACTCTCTCAGCAATTCATCATACACTGTCTGCCCAGCCGTCATTTCTCAGGCCGAGGACTCACTCCGAATCAAACCTTGTGGGCATCATTCTTGCTTGAAACACCCGACCGAAAAATTTTCATCGGAGGAGACGGCGGATACGGTTCCCACCTCAAACAAATAGGCGAACAATTCCCCGATATAGACTTGGCCATATTGGAAAATGGACAGTACAACGAGGATTGGAAATATATCCACACCATGCCCTCCTTATTAGAGCAGACGATAAAAGACCTCAGAGTTCACAGAGTCCTTACCGTACATCACTCTAAATACGCTCTCGCCCGTCATCGGTGGGACGAACCTTTGAAAAATGCTCGCAACTTGTCTCGCAATGACTCGCTGACTATCCTTATGCCTGTTATCGGCGAAGTGGTGAACCTCTTCTGA
- a CDS encoding hydrogenase maturation protease yields MESQTKQPKNNPTPDKILVLGIGNLVLNDEGIGIHVVNALNEMEIPQGVDVLDGGTGGLALLETLQSYRQLILVDAALDNNPVGTIRRLSPKYSKDYPPLLSAHEIGLKEMIDAMLLLGQAPRIELLAISVRNCHHLGMQLSPEARKAIPQVLQLIFEIINDLQHDRCLMGAE; encoded by the coding sequence ATGGAATCGCAAACGAAACAACCGAAAAATAATCCTACACCCGATAAGATACTTGTTTTGGGAATAGGGAACCTCGTACTCAACGACGAAGGCATAGGAATACACGTAGTCAATGCTCTAAACGAGATGGAGATACCACAAGGTGTGGACGTGCTCGACGGTGGAACCGGTGGCCTTGCCCTGTTGGAAACATTGCAAAGTTACCGGCAACTTATTCTCGTAGACGCAGCACTCGACAACAATCCGGTCGGGACGATTCGGCGATTATCGCCCAAATACTCCAAAGACTATCCGCCCTTGCTAAGCGCACACGAAATAGGATTGAAAGAAATGATAGACGCCATGCTATTACTCGGACAAGCACCCCGTATCGAACTACTTGCCATCAGTGTGCGCAACTGTCATCACTTAGGCATGCAACTATCGCCCGAAGCAAGAAAAGCCATACCACAGGTATTGCAACTTATTTTTGAAATCATCAACGACCTGCAACACGATCGCTGCTTGATGGGAGCCGAGTAA
- a CDS encoding nickel-dependent hydrogenase large subunit, with translation MTKRIVVDPITRIEGHLRMEADIENGVITDAFSTGTMIRGIEIIVKDRDPRDVWAYVGRVCGVCTSIHSLCSVRAVEDALHIVIPPNAEQVRNLMQSAVTIQDHVTHFYQLQALDWVDVMSALNADPRKAAEVAQSLSEWPKNSIGYFVEIQKKIRTFIETSKFSIFSNGYWGHPAYKLPPEVNLVALAHYLEALEVQKEIVKVQTIFGGKNPHPNFLVGGMACAVNINDPNALNMERLNYVAQIIERTQTFVRQVYLPDVLAILSYYPEWTKIGGGLHNYIAYGDYPMGNYGELSTYKSPRGIVVGRDLSKVVEFDPWAMDGLLEFVNNSWYSYTQGKDVGLHPSVGETHLNYTGATPPYEYLDRDQPYSWIKTPRYKGMPMETGPLARNIVGHASGNEAYKGITQRCLKQLNVPYEAMYSTAGRTLARAIEANLLADWQTEFYTALLQNIKNGDYRMFNGIKWEPDTWPEAAQGVGLTEAPRGALAHYVGIKDKKVFNYQMVVPTTWNASPRDTKGQHSAFEASLIGTPVIDPRLPLEIIRTIHSFDPCMACAVHLYDENGEHIHRCEML, from the coding sequence ATGACTAAACGAATTGTTGTAGACCCTATTACGAGAATCGAGGGCCACCTCCGCATGGAAGCCGATATAGAAAACGGTGTCATCACCGATGCTTTCAGTACCGGGACGATGATACGGGGAATCGAGATCATTGTCAAGGACCGCGATCCTCGCGACGTTTGGGCATACGTGGGCCGAGTATGCGGAGTCTGTACCTCCATACATTCGCTCTGTTCTGTCAGGGCGGTCGAAGATGCGCTACACATCGTCATTCCGCCGAATGCCGAGCAGGTGAGAAACCTCATGCAATCGGCCGTAACCATACAAGATCACGTTACACACTTCTATCAATTACAGGCTCTCGACTGGGTCGATGTCATGTCGGCCTTGAATGCCGACCCCAGAAAGGCAGCCGAAGTGGCGCAAAGCCTATCGGAATGGCCTAAAAACTCCATCGGTTATTTTGTCGAAATACAAAAGAAAATACGCACGTTCATAGAGACCAGCAAATTCAGTATTTTCTCCAACGGATATTGGGGACACCCGGCCTATAAACTTCCGCCGGAAGTGAATCTCGTGGCTTTGGCTCACTATCTCGAAGCGCTCGAAGTTCAAAAAGAAATCGTCAAAGTCCAAACCATTTTCGGAGGGAAAAATCCCCACCCAAATTTCTTGGTCGGGGGTATGGCCTGCGCCGTCAACATAAACGATCCCAACGCCCTCAACATGGAACGATTGAATTATGTCGCTCAAATCATTGAACGTACGCAGACCTTCGTCCGCCAAGTCTACCTTCCAGATGTTCTGGCCATACTTTCCTATTACCCCGAATGGACGAAAATAGGCGGAGGGCTGCATAATTATATCGCCTATGGAGATTACCCTATGGGTAACTACGGGGAACTGTCGACCTATAAAAGTCCGAGGGGTATTGTCGTCGGTCGCGACTTATCGAAAGTCGTCGAATTCGATCCCTGGGCTATGGACGGGCTGTTGGAATTTGTCAACAATTCGTGGTATTCTTATACGCAAGGCAAAGATGTGGGGCTTCACCCGTCGGTCGGCGAAACTCATCTGAACTACACGGGTGCTACGCCACCCTATGAATACCTCGATAGAGACCAGCCTTACAGTTGGATCAAAACTCCCCGATACAAAGGTATGCCTATGGAAACAGGGCCATTGGCCCGTAATATCGTAGGACATGCATCGGGCAACGAAGCCTATAAAGGAATCACACAACGGTGTTTGAAGCAACTGAATGTCCCCTACGAAGCGATGTACTCCACAGCCGGGCGTACTTTGGCACGAGCTATCGAAGCAAATTTATTGGCAGACTGGCAAACCGAGTTTTACACGGCTTTACTGCAAAACATAAAGAACGGAGACTACCGTATGTTCAACGGTATAAAATGGGAACCAGACACTTGGCCGGAAGCAGCGCAAGGTGTAGGACTCACCGAAGCCCCGAGGGGTGCACTGGCCCACTATGTAGGCATTAAAGATAAAAAAGTCTTCAATTACCAAATGGTCGTTCCTACTACATGGAACGCCTCTCCTCGCGACACCAAAGGACAACATTCGGCTTTCGAGGCCTCCCTTATCGGAACTCCGGTCATCGATCCCCGACTGCCGCTCGAAATCATACGCACCATACACTCGTTCGACCCCTGTATGGCATGTGCCGTACATCTATATGACGAAAACGGTGAACATATACACCGATGTGAAATGTTATAA
- a CDS encoding endonuclease/exonuclease/phosphatase family protein, with translation MVQHIKNITILFFLLLSLSVSACSKDDFTPAYPKSEGVTRLVSYNVGVFAKYAKSGYKMTARMMKELDADAVCMQELDSCTTRTKHVFQVKRFAELMGWEYVYAKAMPYQGGYYGTGLACKDKILKKFSIALPQGGEPRTVAVAELEDYIIASTHLDLQKETQLEEVEVINKTFTELYKDCPKPIFLLGDMNAEPNSETIQMLKTCWDILSVEGNTYSSHNPDKCIDFILQLKNGVKCEVIESKVPTVFHTGDVTQASDHLPIYVDVKIPKN, from the coding sequence ATGGTTCAACATATTAAAAATATTACTATCCTCTTTTTTCTCCTACTCTCCTTATCGGTAAGTGCTTGTTCAAAAGATGATTTCACCCCTGCCTATCCCAAAAGCGAGGGTGTAACCCGTCTCGTTTCCTACAACGTAGGTGTTTTTGCCAAATATGCAAAAAGCGGTTACAAGATGACGGCTCGCATGATGAAAGAACTGGATGCCGATGCCGTCTGCATGCAAGAACTGGACAGTTGTACGACTCGTACCAAACACGTTTTCCAAGTGAAACGTTTTGCCGAACTCATGGGGTGGGAATATGTCTATGCCAAAGCCATGCCCTATCAAGGAGGATATTATGGTACAGGACTTGCCTGTAAAGATAAAATTCTGAAAAAATTTTCCATCGCTCTACCACAAGGCGGAGAACCTCGTACCGTAGCCGTAGCCGAGCTCGAAGACTACATTATAGCCTCTACTCACCTCGATTTGCAAAAAGAGACACAATTGGAAGAGGTAGAAGTCATCAACAAAACTTTTACCGAATTATATAAAGATTGCCCCAAACCGATATTCTTGTTAGGAGATATGAATGCTGAGCCAAACTCCGAGACCATTCAGATGCTCAAAACATGTTGGGACATTCTTTCGGTAGAAGGAAACACATACTCGTCTCATAATCCCGACAAATGTATCGACTTCATTCTACAATTGAAAAATGGTGTGAAATGCGAAGTCATCGAATCCAAAGTACCCACCGTATTCCATACGGGCGACGTAACCCAAGCATCGGACCACCTGCCTATTTACGTAGACGTGAAGATTCCAAAAAATTAA
- the cybH gene encoding Ni/Fe-hydrogenase, b-type cytochrome subunit yields the protein MISRKKSLREVYVWELPVRIFHWVNATAIVVLCVTGYIIGNPPAIQHATPPEANYWFGWVRFIHFAAAFVFILNFIVRLYWAFAGNSFARWNNYLPLTRKQWRSIFDTTKVDVLLLSPKPVYDIGHNSLAAFTYFGVFVLFFIQTITGLAMFCVSTNNVLEPFFTWVLLKCGGFFVVRQIHHIAMWAFILFTIAHIYLVFYHDYIERNGIASSIIGGWKFVREDLAEEYETEQKQQQQLQKQKDGIANETTEK from the coding sequence ATGATAAGCCGGAAAAAATCTTTACGTGAAGTCTACGTGTGGGAACTCCCCGTACGCATATTCCATTGGGTCAACGCAACAGCTATCGTCGTATTGTGCGTTACCGGATACATTATCGGCAACCCACCCGCTATACAACATGCCACACCACCCGAAGCTAACTATTGGTTCGGTTGGGTACGGTTTATCCATTTCGCTGCCGCATTTGTTTTCATTCTCAACTTTATTGTTCGCCTATATTGGGCTTTCGCCGGTAACTCGTTCGCCCGATGGAACAATTACCTCCCCCTCACCCGAAAACAGTGGAGGAGTATTTTCGATACCACCAAAGTCGATGTATTGTTGTTGTCGCCGAAACCGGTCTATGACATAGGACACAATAGCTTGGCCGCCTTTACATACTTCGGGGTCTTTGTCCTATTCTTTATCCAAACCATCACAGGACTGGCCATGTTCTGCGTGTCCACCAACAATGTTTTGGAACCCTTTTTCACTTGGGTATTACTCAAATGCGGAGGGTTCTTCGTCGTAAGACAAATACATCATATCGCCATGTGGGCATTCATTCTCTTTACGATTGCCCACATATATCTGGTATTTTACCACGACTATATCGAACGAAACGGAATAGCCTCCTCGATCATAGGAGGCTGGAAATTCGTTCGGGAGGATTTGGCGGAAGAGTACGAGACCGAACAAAAACAGCAACAACAACTTCAAAAACAAAAAGATGGAATCGCAAACGAAACAACCGAAAAATAA
- a CDS encoding DUF4886 domain-containing protein, with translation MKTKNSFLLILCLLLFSSLHAQNEPVKILAIGNSFADDGIEYLDEIAISAGKHIIVANTYIGGCSIQRHLDNARHDKHDYKYRKNIDGKYTEEKGKSLLEALKDEEWDYIVFQQASSFAGQYSSYFPELKELMEYVKANATNPNVKYAMQQTWAYAKDSNHPGFFRYGKNQKAMYEDVVFSYDKAAQKQNISIVIPTGTAIQNGRSSSLGDTFCRDGYHLDLKYGRYTAACAWFETFFGESPIGITYRPEGVTDEQASIAQHAAHFAILRPTSVTDMSNF, from the coding sequence ATGAAAACAAAAAATTCCTTTCTGCTTATTTTATGCTTGCTATTATTTTCTTCTTTACATGCCCAAAACGAACCTGTTAAGATATTGGCTATCGGAAATAGTTTTGCCGACGACGGAATCGAATACCTTGACGAAATCGCTATCTCGGCGGGAAAACACATTATCGTCGCCAACACTTATATCGGCGGGTGCTCTATCCAAAGACACCTCGATAACGCCCGGCACGACAAACACGATTACAAATACAGAAAAAATATAGATGGGAAATACACCGAAGAAAAAGGGAAGAGTCTATTGGAAGCCCTGAAAGACGAGGAATGGGACTACATTGTATTTCAACAAGCAAGCTCTTTCGCCGGACAATACAGCTCTTATTTCCCCGAATTGAAAGAACTCATGGAATACGTCAAGGCGAATGCAACCAATCCGAATGTAAAATACGCCATGCAACAAACTTGGGCTTATGCAAAAGACTCCAACCACCCTGGATTTTTCAGATACGGGAAAAACCAAAAAGCCATGTATGAAGATGTCGTATTTTCTTATGACAAAGCGGCTCAAAAACAAAACATATCGATCGTCATACCCACCGGAACAGCTATTCAGAACGGACGTAGCAGTAGCTTGGGTGATACATTCTGCCGTGACGGTTACCATCTGGATTTAAAATACGGCCGCTATACGGCTGCTTGTGCATGGTTCGAAACATTCTTCGGAGAATCTCCGATAGGCATTACCTATCGTCCCGAAGGAGTTACCGATGAACAAGCGTCGATAGCACAACATGCTGCTCATTTCGCCATACTCCGTCCTACTTCTGTAACCGATATGAGTAACTTTTAA